From the genome of Duffyella gerundensis, one region includes:
- a CDS encoding ATP-grasp domain-containing protein: MFFSQKIKVETGMEEKRVLVLAKTEYMRTPYDKWLIDSGISPIIVTSARFYDGYAENCEHCYCLSNYDSDDTELYALVDKIYQSIPFHYVFCRAEVDVIRSAEIRRKFNIPGQSTNSAIHYRDKLLMKERLSRKNINMANFSEINSADDVISFSEKNQYPFVIKPRLASGSSGVRIIKDHKELNDFIKSNDGNLKGMLAEGFIDGVMYHVDGLFVDGRIRFIQPFKYINDCLSYREDMFIGNVPLEKDDSTYHLLVETTKQIIANMPATENFAFHCELWLTAENEIICCEIASRTGGGMISFLIEEMSGLNIDKAWLLAECHIQTEDYPAYSDEFLRFGCVCIPPARGKLLSLPVVDEKSVRKIHFTGLIGDSYQGGEKSGLYLIGYVIEAKDQSAVIASFKNHFLQVHHSQYWELNVHG, encoded by the coding sequence GTGTTTTTTTCACAAAAAATTAAGGTAGAGACAGGGATGGAAGAAAAAAGGGTTTTAGTTTTGGCAAAAACGGAATACATGAGAACACCTTATGATAAATGGCTCATCGATTCAGGTATTTCGCCGATAATTGTTACATCCGCGCGTTTTTATGATGGATATGCAGAAAATTGTGAGCATTGTTATTGTTTGAGTAATTATGACAGTGACGATACCGAGTTATATGCATTGGTTGATAAAATTTATCAATCAATCCCTTTTCATTATGTGTTTTGCCGTGCAGAAGTTGATGTCATTCGTTCAGCTGAAATAAGGAGAAAGTTTAATATCCCGGGGCAAAGTACCAATAGCGCAATTCATTACAGAGATAAACTTCTCATGAAAGAACGTTTGTCCAGAAAAAATATAAACATGGCTAATTTTAGTGAGATAAACTCTGCTGATGATGTCATCTCCTTCTCAGAAAAGAATCAATATCCTTTTGTGATAAAACCCAGGCTTGCATCAGGTTCTTCTGGGGTTCGAATTATAAAGGATCATAAAGAGTTAAATGATTTCATTAAATCCAATGATGGAAATTTGAAAGGTATGTTGGCCGAGGGTTTTATTGATGGGGTGATGTATCATGTGGATGGTCTGTTTGTTGACGGTAGGATAAGGTTTATACAGCCCTTCAAGTATATCAACGATTGTCTTTCTTACCGTGAAGATATGTTTATAGGTAATGTACCGTTAGAAAAAGATGATAGTACCTATCACTTATTAGTTGAAACTACAAAACAAATAATAGCTAATATGCCTGCTACAGAAAACTTCGCTTTTCATTGTGAATTGTGGCTAACGGCTGAGAACGAAATCATTTGTTGTGAAATTGCAAGCCGGACCGGCGGAGGGATGATCAGTTTCCTCATTGAAGAGATGTCCGGATTAAATATTGATAAAGCCTGGTTGCTGGCTGAGTGCCACATTCAAACGGAGGATTACCCTGCTTATAGCGATGAGTTTTTGCGTTTTGGATGTGTTTGCATACCACCTGCAAGAGGAAAGCTGCTTTCTTTGCCAGTTGTCGATGAGAAATCTGTGCGGAAGATACATTTTACGGGGTTGATTGGCGACAGCTATCAGGGTGGGGAAAAGTCAGGGCTCTATCTTATCGGGTATGTAATCGAAGCTAAGGATCAATCAGCTGTCATTGCATCCTTTAAAAATCATTTTCTCCAGGTCCATCATTCACAATACTGGGAGCTAAATGTCCATGGTTGA